From Saccopteryx leptura isolate mSacLep1 chromosome 3, mSacLep1_pri_phased_curated, whole genome shotgun sequence, one genomic window encodes:
- the LOC136397351 gene encoding insulin growth factor-like family member 1, whose protein sequence is MTPRCYVLGVLAAVCIVTLLCSHGAPVTPTGAHLLLCQSHMRCGDKFYDPEQHCCYDNAVVPLSRARKCGNCTFRVCFEQCCPWSFRREQTFVVKVKGHKCSLAPSLDDRFCASVL, encoded by the exons ATGACTCCTCGATGCTACGTCCTCG GTGTCTTGGCCGCTGTCTGTATTGTCACCCTCCTCTGCTCACACGGAGCCCCAG TGACTCCCACAGGTGCTCACCTGCTGCTGTGCCAGTCACACATGAGATGTGGGGACAAGTTCTATGACCCCGAGCAACACTGTTGCTATGACAATGCCGTGGTGCCCTTGAGCAGGGCCCGAAAGTGTGGAAACTGCACCTTCAGGGTCTGCTTTGAGCAGTGCTGTCCCTGGTCATTCAGACGCGAGCAGACCTTCGTGGTAAAAGTGAAAGGCCACAAGTGTTCCTTGGCCCCATCCTTGGACGACAGGTTCTGTGCCAG tgtCCTCTGA